The sequence ATACAAAACATTAAATTCCTCCGTCGTCAGCAGGTCATACAAATCCGACCAGATAAGGATATGCCCCTGATCAATTGAATTACTTTTGGCATCTTCTATAATTTCTGCGGCCCTGATAATCTCAGCCAACGCCATAGCATCTATATCAATCAGACGGAGACGTAATGCTTCTGCCTCATTAAATTTTCTCAATTGGGCCGTTTTTTCAATCAGTGCACTAAGTATTTTTTTCGCAGATTCCGCCTTGTCCTTACCCAGTAAGGCGTACACTTCACGTTCTTCCGGGTAATCTGTAATTGGCTCGTATTCTTTCTCAACAGGAGGCGGTACGCTCTTTACCACAGATTCCACTGCGGCAGTTCTAGCCTCCTGGTGCTTCTCTACCCTGGCATCCAGGCCACTCCTTTGTGAGTTCTCCTTCTCCTCAATAAGGGCAACTGCCAGTTTTGCAGCACGAACACTCTCCTGACCAAACTGGTTGCGACCACCATCAATGATACTCTGCAGCGGTACCAAGGCCATCGAGGAGTCAGTGGCCCCAAGTGTTTTACTGATTTCCAGGGCCAATGTTTTCTTATCTGCCCCTCCGTAAAAACTGCATTCGCTCAACAAACCTGCAAGAGGCTCGACAAGAGATTCATCGGCCAGAGGCCTTAAGTTTCTCACCACCTGAATTTTTGTCTGCACCGCAGATCCAGAAAGAGCTGCCACAAGATATCTTGCAGTGGAAGACTTGCCAATCCGAAGAATACACTGCAGCACCTCCTGCTGAACCCGTAGATCATCATGGGAGGCATAACTCAAAATTTCTTCAACATCTTCTTCTGAACCAGTGACAGCAAGTAAACGAATTATATTTCGTTTCCCATACCATGGCATGGGATCAGGAAGTCGTTCGAGTAGTACGGGAACAAGATCAGCTCCAAGTTCGCTGAGTATCTTCAGGAGACGTATTCGGTCTGCCCGTTTATCGGAAGCAATCAGCGTATCAAGAAGAAAACGTGCAGCCACAGGTCCCTGCATGATTATCTTCCTGCAGATCATCTCATCAACTGGTCTCACAAAACAGCGCTCCAGATATCCCCGGAGAAGAAGCACATCTACATTTTTATCCTGAATGCGACCAACCAGCTTACGTATCTCATCATTTTTTTCAAATGCACCCGAGCGAATATAATAAAAGACATCCAGGATATCCTCGGCCAGACTGTTGTTATCTGAATACCAGGCATGATTCATCATGGCCTGCATGGCAAGCACATTCTTTTCCAGACTCCTGTCAGCCACTTCATTTTCCCGTATCCATGCAAGACAAACAGGGGTCAATTTTTCCAACCAGTCCCAGCGATTCAGACAGGACAGTTTATGGGCCACAGCACCAAGAGCCAGAGCTAACTGTGGACGCAACTCGTGGTCCTTTTTGGCCAGCCCCTTTACCACGTTCTGAATAATAGCTGCGGCCACACTTTCCTTATCGTTGGCCAACAGCTTTTCAATGGTTGCAGGAAGGTTTTGACACACCTCACTGTTTTTCAGGCTTGCCAAGTTCCCCTTTGCAAGAGCTGTAATACCGGATTGGAGCCGTGCCCCCTTTCGTCCACGTTCGGTCTGCTGCAGGATAACTTTGGTTGTTCCCAGGGCAATAACCTGTTTTCCACGCGACGTTGCCGCCAATTTCTCATACGCCTTTGAAATGACCTGTAACTGGGCCATGAACTTATCACTCTTCTTCCCATCATCCTGCTTCTGTTGCCCCTGTATCCACTCAATTACCTTTGTCAGAGTCTCGGTGTCTGTTATCCTGAGCAATGATTTGTAAAAAACTTCCCCAAAGGGGGACGAAAAGTCCTGACAGAGCAGCATAAGAATCACACGTTGATCAAGGTGAGGAGCAAGCAGGGTGGCGGCAGCATCACTCACCTTATTATACTGGTCCTTCGATAGAAGTGAGCTTATAGTGGCAAGCATTTTAGAGAATGCTGGTGCCACGACAACAATGTGATCTTTATGGAGGATTTGCACCAGGGAATACGTAGTGGAGGCTACAATATGAGCACCACTCTCAACAACGTGAAAAATCTCCTCCAGTGTACGTCGAAGGGCACTCTCTTTTTTGCGACCAACAAGGTACAAGATATGCTCCGATCGAACCATACCACCGGACAACTCCTTCAAAATCTGATCAACTTTCCGTTTCTTTCTCTTCTCCTCTTCACTTTCACCGGGCGCCCAATATGCTTCCGGGAAGATTGCTGCAAGCTTAAGAGAATCAATAAAAGCCCTGCTGCCGCCAACTCTGTTTATCTGTTCCGGAGTGGCGCTGAAGACAGAAAGAATCTTTTTAAAAGTAGGTCTGTCGAAACCTTTGGAGAGTACCATTTCATCCAGTTCCATCTTCTGCAACTGGCTACTGAATGTCAGTAACTGGAGGCGCTCCCGTGTCGGATTATCAACGGGCTCTCCATTGAGCAGATATCTGCCATTGAGGAAGGAAAATCGTAACAACTGGTTCTTGCGGAGATAGTGTTTTGTTCCCTGGTAGGCTTTCTCAATGGAATTTCGCACCTGAGAAGACTCTTCCGGGTAAAGACGGAGTGCGGTGGACGCTGCATTAATCAATTTTAATGTTTCAAGACTTTCCTGTTGCCTGTCGCCCTGCGCCATATAAAACACCAAGATTGAAGAGATAATTTACAACTATCCAGCCGAAAATGCGTTTTACAAAATCCCCCAACTTGCCTGGCTCTGA comes from Desulfocapsa sulfexigens DSM 10523 and encodes:
- a CDS encoding cyclic nucleotide-binding domain-containing protein encodes the protein MAQGDRQQESLETLKLINAASTALRLYPEESSQVRNSIEKAYQGTKHYLRKNQLLRFSFLNGRYLLNGEPVDNPTRERLQLLTFSSQLQKMELDEMVLSKGFDRPTFKKILSVFSATPEQINRVGGSRAFIDSLKLAAIFPEAYWAPGESEEEKRKKRKVDQILKELSGGMVRSEHILYLVGRKKESALRRTLEEIFHVVESGAHIVASTTYSLVQILHKDHIVVVAPAFSKMLATISSLLSKDQYNKVSDAAATLLAPHLDQRVILMLLCQDFSSPFGEVFYKSLLRITDTETLTKVIEWIQGQQKQDDGKKSDKFMAQLQVISKAYEKLAATSRGKQVIALGTTKVILQQTERGRKGARLQSGITALAKGNLASLKNSEVCQNLPATIEKLLANDKESVAAAIIQNVVKGLAKKDHELRPQLALALGAVAHKLSCLNRWDWLEKLTPVCLAWIRENEVADRSLEKNVLAMQAMMNHAWYSDNNSLAEDILDVFYYIRSGAFEKNDEIRKLVGRIQDKNVDVLLLRGYLERCFVRPVDEMICRKIIMQGPVAARFLLDTLIASDKRADRIRLLKILSELGADLVPVLLERLPDPMPWYGKRNIIRLLAVTGSEEDVEEILSYASHDDLRVQQEVLQCILRIGKSSTARYLVAALSGSAVQTKIQVVRNLRPLADESLVEPLAGLLSECSFYGGADKKTLALEISKTLGATDSSMALVPLQSIIDGGRNQFGQESVRAAKLAVALIEEKENSQRSGLDARVEKHQEARTAAVESVVKSVPPPVEKEYEPITDYPEEREVYALLGKDKAESAKKILSALIEKTAQLRKFNEAEALRLRLIDIDAMALAEIIRAAEIIEDAKSNSIDQGHILIWSDLYDLLTTEEFNVLYHSLEHETYPTETIIVKQGDPQWRLFFVNKGRVKLYFNEKENETLVKTVGPGNVFGGASFFDDSVWTLNAASMGSVELSTLSMKSVDEWREEHPAIEAKIQDYCLRFDKVNDFFLSTGAERRQEERIPLADSIHIILLDDSGELTDTTIRGEGSDISTGGLSFLSRITQRKQARTLLGRQVKIFFSDSEGHEKQVSLSGTVVAVRNLYSAEPGRSVHISFDTELEAKKMTDLINGN